The following nucleotide sequence is from Roseofilum capinflatum BLCC-M114.
GGATCTCTCCAAAATCGAAGCTCGCAAACTGGAGTTGAATCCCACTGCTGTTCATTTGCCCTCCCTCCTGCAAAGTGTGGTGGAAATGTGCAGAATTAAAGCCGAGCAAAAAGGGATTGACTTCATTTATCAGCCCACCTCTCGCCTGCCTGACGGAGTGAAAACTGATGAAAAGCGGCTGCGACAGGTGTTAATTAACCTGTTGGGCAATGCCATTAAGTTTACCGATCCGGTTCCCCCCTTAGAAAGGGGGGTTAGGGGGGATCGCGGTTCTGTGAAGCTACAAATCGATGTGGTAGACGAGTCCGAAACTACTGTCACCCTGTTTTTCCAAGTCATTGATACAGGAGTTGGCATTGCCACAGCCGATTTGGGCAAACTCTTTCAAGCCTTTGAACAAGTGGGCGATCGCCGCAAACAATCGGAAGGAACTGGGTTAGGACTGGCAATTTCCCAGCAAATTGTCGGATTAATGGGCAGCCAAATTGAAGTCACCAGCCAATTAGGTCAAGGAAGCACATTTTCCTTCTCCGTTAGTTTGCCCCTCGCGACCGATTGGGTGGCACAACAGATGGGTTTGCAAGGGAGCGATCGCATTATTGGCTACACTTCGACTCCGCTCAGTGACCGCACTTCGACTCCGCTCAGTGACCGCACTTCGACTCCGCTCAGTGACCGCGAGGGCGATCGGCGTACCGTTCTGATCGTGGACGATCACTGGGAAAACCGCGCCGTTGTCTCAAATTTACTTGCCCCCTTGGGCTTTAAGACCCTCGAAGCCAAAAACGGTCGCGAAGGCTTAGAAAAACTGCGGGAAGACAAACCCGATTTAGTCGTCACTGACCTCGTTATGCCGGTGATGGATGGTTTTGAGTTCCTTAACCAGATCCGGAGTTCCCAGGAATTGCAGCATCACAAAGTGATTGTCTCTTCCGCATCCGTCACCCAAATGGATCGATATCAAGCGATCGATGTCGGTGGGGATTACTTCATCAGCAAACCCATCGATGCACGAGAGCTGTTAGCAGCCATCTCCGAATGCTTAGAGTTGCAATGGATTTATGAACACCCAGGGGATAGCCAGACGCTCTCGAAATCAACTCCAATGCCTATGGTTCTGCCAGCACCTTCTATCCTCACCACCCTATTGGATTTGGCCCAACAAGATCGGGTTAAAGATTTATCTGAGTCCTTAGAAGAACTGGCTCGGCAAGATTCAACCTATATTCCTTTTACGCAACCCTTACTCGATCTGGCCAACCAATTTGCAACGGAGGAAATTGAAGGTATCCTACAACAACATCTGAGCGAAGGAGAGTCTCATGGACAATAAAGCCGAAATTTTAGCTATTGACGATACACCCGCAAATTTGCGTGTAGTCGCCGATGTCTTATCTCCTGTGGGCTATATTGTGGCGACGGTTACCAGTGGCGAGCGTGCCCTCAAGCGCCTACAAAACTATATACCCGATCTGATTCTCCTCGACATTCAGATGCCGGGTATCGATGGTTTTGAAACCTGTCGAAAAATCAAGGAAAACCCCGATACAGCCAGTATTCCCATCATTTTTCTGACCGCCCTATCCGATGATGAGAGTATTCGCAAAGGATTTGCCCTTGGAGCGGTTGATTACATTACCAAACCCTTTCGCGAAGTGGAAATGCTGGCGCGGGTGAAAACCCATTTACAGTTGCGAAACTTCATGGCACAACTAGAGGAACAAGTCCAGCGTCGCACGGCTGATTTAAGCCGAGCGCTGGAGGAACTGCGATCGTCGCACATGCAATTGGTTCAACAGGAAAAAATGGCCACCTTGGGGAATCTTGTCGCTGGGGTTGCTCATGAAATTAATAATCCCTTGGGGTTTATTGGTGGCAATCTCTCCATGCTGGAAGAATGTTTTCTCGATCTGACGGAGGTTCTCAAAGGCTATCGCCAAGAATGTCATGAACCGAGTCCTCAACTGGCAGAAACGATTCAAGAGGTAGATCTCGATTTTTTGCTGGAGGATGTTCCTAAAAATATTGCCTCCATGCAAAAAGGATTGAAACGAATTGCTAATATTAGTACCTCTTTGCGAACCTTTTCCCGTAGTGATACAGAGGTCAAAACTGAGTTCAATTTGCATGAAGGACTTGAGAGTACCTTACTAATCTTAAAATATCGCCTCAAAGCCAATGATAACCGCCCTGCTATTGAAGTCGTCAAAAATTATGGCGATCTTCCAGAAATCAAATGCTATCCGGGTCAGATCAATCAAGTTTTTATGAATATATTGGCCAATGCGATCGACACTCTCGATGAAAAGAGTCAATCAAAAACGTTTGAAGAACTGGAAGAAAACCATAATTGTATTACTATTTTTACAGAAATCAGTGAAGACAAAAAGAATGTAAGGATTAAAATTATGGATAATGGGATGGGAATACCAGAATCGGTGAAAGAAAAGATATTTGAGCAGGGATTTACAACAAAAAAAGTGGGGAAAGGAACGGGTTTGGGGATGGCGATCGCCTGTGAGATTATCAAAGAAAAACATGGTGGCACAATTACCTGTTCTTCAGAATTGGGACAAGGCACAGAATTTGTGATTTCCCTTCCTTGTCATGAGTAATAGGTAATGGGTAATATCATATCTGGTTAAACAGTTGTCATTGCGACCTCCGGGAAGCAATCGCCAAATCTCGCGATATTGCTGAGATTGCTTCGTTCCACTCCGCTCCATTCGCGCTTTATATCAAGTTCGCTTATTCATGTCCGCGAAGCGGAAATACCCTAATTAAAAATCCAGGGAGCAAGATGCTCCCACTCCAGTCATATCAAAGAATTCGAGGAGTGCGGGCATCTTGCCCGCTTCTCTTTTCCAATTTTCATGTCCGCTTGCGGAAACCGGACTTGATATAACAGAACAAAATGCTGTATCTCTCCATCTCCCCATCCCCATCCGGTTGCCTTGTGTCCCCTCGATCCGGAAAAATAGAGGATAACCCAAATCAAGGCTCACTAGGGATTATGGCTTTAGACTATTCAGACTATTCAGATATTGATATTGCTGACTATATCGAACATTCTCTGTTGCACCCCACCGCAACACCGGAGCAGGTGCAACAATGGTGCGAACAGGCTATGGCGATGAGGTTTCCTACGGTTTGCGTGCCTCCGGTTTATGTGCGGCAAACGGCGGATATTTTGCAGGGAAAATCGACGAAAGTCTGTACGGTGATTGGCTTTCCGACGGGTGCAACGACTCCAGGGGTGAAGCTCTATGAAGCGCAGGAAGCGGTGGAACATGGAGCTGTAGAGTTAGATGTGGTGATGAATATTGGCTTACTGAAGGCGGGAAAAACGGAAGAGGTGCATCGGGAAATGGCCCAAATTTGTGAGGAAACGGGGCAAACGGTGAAGGCGATTTTGGAAATGACGGTGTTGACGGATGCGGAAAAACGATTAGCGGCTGAACTGTGTTTGGATGCGGGGGTGGCGTTCTTGAAAACGAGTACGGGTTGGCAAGGGGGGGCAACGGTGGAGGATGTGAAGCTGTTGAAGTCTGTGAGCCGGGGGAATGTGGGAATTAAGGCTGCTGGTGGGATTCGCAATTTAGAGCAAGCTTATGCCTTAATTGAGGCTGGAGCAACCCGGTTGGGGACTTCGCGGGGGATGATGCTCATAGAGGAGCGGGAGATGGTAATGGGTAATGGGGGATAGGGAGATGGGGAGATGGGGGGATGGGGAGAGTGAACAACAGCCCACCAACCCATTTTTAATTTTTAATTTCTAATTTTTAATTGATATTATGAGCCAAACGTATAAGGCGACGGGTATTAATTTGAAGGGGATGCCTATGGGAGAATCCGATCGCCTGTTAACGGTTTTAACGGCCGAATTTGGACTGATTCGGGCGATCGCCCCTGGAGCGCGAAAAGCGAAGTCGAGTTTGGGGGGGCGCAGTGGGTTGTTTGTGGTGAATGAGTTGTTGGTGGTGAAGGGGCGATCGCTTGATAAAATTATTCAAGCGCAAACGATTCAATCTTATCCGGGTTTAAGTCAGCATTTACTTAAACTCACAGCCAGTCAATATTTAGCTGAGTTAGTCCTCTGCCAAGCCTTGAGCGATCGCCCCCAAACTGACCTCTACGACTTGCTGCTGCTCCATCTCGATCGCCTGGAAACCAGCGATCTGAGCCTCACTTTACCCCATCTGATCCAAGGTATCTTTCACCTGCTGGCTCTGGCGGGAATTGCGCCCCAAGTGCAAAATTGTTGTAGAACGGGAAAGGCGATCGCGCCAAATTTCCAAGATCCCCAGTGGCAAATCCAATTTAACCTGGCTTCCGGTGGCATTGTCAGCC
It contains:
- a CDS encoding sensor histidine kinase, coding for MDNKAEILAIDDTPANLRVVADVLSPVGYIVATVTSGERALKRLQNYIPDLILLDIQMPGIDGFETCRKIKENPDTASIPIIFLTALSDDESIRKGFALGAVDYITKPFREVEMLARVKTHLQLRNFMAQLEEQVQRRTADLSRALEELRSSHMQLVQQEKMATLGNLVAGVAHEINNPLGFIGGNLSMLEECFLDLTEVLKGYRQECHEPSPQLAETIQEVDLDFLLEDVPKNIASMQKGLKRIANISTSLRTFSRSDTEVKTEFNLHEGLESTLLILKYRLKANDNRPAIEVVKNYGDLPEIKCYPGQINQVFMNILANAIDTLDEKSQSKTFEELEENHNCITIFTEISEDKKNVRIKIMDNGMGIPESVKEKIFEQGFTTKKVGKGTGLGMAIACEIIKEKHGGTITCSSELGQGTEFVISLPCHE
- the deoC gene encoding deoxyribose-phosphate aldolase; its protein translation is MALDYSDYSDIDIADYIEHSLLHPTATPEQVQQWCEQAMAMRFPTVCVPPVYVRQTADILQGKSTKVCTVIGFPTGATTPGVKLYEAQEAVEHGAVELDVVMNIGLLKAGKTEEVHREMAQICEETGQTVKAILEMTVLTDAEKRLAAELCLDAGVAFLKTSTGWQGGATVEDVKLLKSVSRGNVGIKAAGGIRNLEQAYALIEAGATRLGTSRGMMLIEEREMVMGNGG
- the recO gene encoding DNA repair protein RecO → MSQTYKATGINLKGMPMGESDRLLTVLTAEFGLIRAIAPGARKAKSSLGGRSGLFVVNELLVVKGRSLDKIIQAQTIQSYPGLSQHLLKLTASQYLAELVLCQALSDRPQTDLYDLLLLHLDRLETSDLSLTLPHLIQGIFHLLALAGIAPQVQNCCRTGKAIAPNFQDPQWQIQFNLASGGIVSPEKSPQAFQMQESGASYQIQNSPRKSPQPQAFSLNASQLWTLQHLAGPELPKLEQGTDNFWPSLEHLLRAYAQYHFDRPIRAATLLEPCLANLPNPP